The following proteins are encoded in a genomic region of Herpetosiphonaceae bacterium:
- a CDS encoding condensation domain-containing protein, with protein PLLRVGWYELGPAQGARVLVAAHHLVIDGVGWRILVGDLETAYTQARSGAAIALPPKTTDVQRWAEQLVAYAQRDTLRAEAAYWLATLQPPPRPLPVDDLAGEPYNTEATARTVTMVLPAHETTALLQQVPQIYHMPINDALLAALAQAYAQWSGASTLLLDLEGHGREDLFPGVDLSRTVGWFTTVYPVLLDIRQAVDLSAVLKSVKEQLRAIPNHGIGYGLLRYLSQDTDVAARLRELPQPQISFNYLGQFDAVLAQSALFRPASESIGPARSPSGRRSHLLEINAHIANEQLHVVWTYSERVHRRATVERFAHMFLAAMEAIVAHCQSPDAGGYTPSDFPEADLSQTELDELLTELGDSLEDWDE; from the coding sequence CCCGCTGCTGCGGGTGGGATGGTACGAGCTGGGTCCGGCGCAGGGGGCGCGCGTACTGGTGGCGGCGCATCATCTGGTGATCGACGGCGTCGGGTGGCGCATCCTGGTGGGGGATCTGGAGACGGCCTACACGCAGGCGCGTAGCGGCGCGGCAATCGCGCTGCCGCCGAAGACGACGGACGTGCAGCGCTGGGCCGAGCAGCTCGTCGCGTATGCGCAGCGCGATACACTGCGCGCCGAGGCCGCCTACTGGCTGGCGACGCTCCAGCCTCCGCCGCGCCCGCTGCCGGTGGATGATCTGGCAGGCGAGCCATACAACACCGAGGCAACTGCCCGCACCGTGACAATGGTGCTTCCCGCTCATGAAACGACGGCCCTGCTCCAGCAGGTGCCGCAGATCTATCATATGCCGATCAACGACGCCTTGCTCGCGGCGCTCGCGCAAGCCTACGCCCAGTGGAGCGGCGCATCGACGCTGCTGCTCGACCTGGAAGGCCACGGACGCGAAGATCTCTTTCCCGGCGTGGACCTGTCGCGTACGGTCGGGTGGTTTACGACGGTCTATCCCGTGCTGCTCGACATCCGGCAGGCGGTCGATCTGAGCGCCGTGCTCAAGTCGGTCAAGGAGCAGCTCCGGGCGATCCCGAATCACGGCATCGGCTATGGCCTGCTGCGCTATCTCAGCCAGGATACAGACGTGGCCGCCCGGCTTCGGGAGCTGCCACAGCCGCAGATCAGCTTTAACTACCTCGGCCAGTTCGACGCGGTGCTGGCTCAATCGGCGCTGTTTCGTCCGGCGAGCGAGTCGATCGGCCCTGCGCGCAGCCCGTCGGGCAGGCGCAGCCATCTGCTGGAGATCAACGCGCATATCGCTAACGAGCAGCTTCATGTTGTGTGGACCTACAGCGAGCGCGTTCATCGGCGTGCGACGGTCGAGCGCTTTGCCCACATGTTTCTCGCGGCGATGGAGGCGATCGTCGCGCACTGCCAGTCGCCGGACGCGGGCGGCTACACGCCATCTGATTTTCCTGAGGCAGACTTGAGTCAGACGGAGCTGGACGAGCTGCTCACAGAGCTTGGTGATTCGTTGGAGGACTGGGATGAGTAA